One Camelina sativa cultivar DH55 chromosome 3, Cs, whole genome shotgun sequence genomic window carries:
- the LOC104771815 gene encoding V-type proton ATPase subunit C, with the protein MTSRYWVVSLPVKDSASSLWQRLQDQISKHSFDTPVYRFNIPNLRVGTLDSLLALGDDLLKSNSFVEGVSQKIRRQIEELERISGVESNALTVDGVPVDSYLTRFVWDEAKYPTMSPLKEVVDNIQSQVAKIEDDLKVRVAEYNNIRGQLNAINRKQSGSLAVRDLSNLVKPEDIVASEHLVTLLAVVPKYSQKEWKDNYEKFTEYVVPRSSKLLFEDNEYALYTVVLFTRVADNFRTTARERGFQVRDFEHSVEAQETRKQELEKLVQDQESLRSSLLQWCYTSYGEVFSSWMHFCAVRIFAESIMRYGLPPAFLACVLSPAVKSEKKVRPILERLCDSTNSLYWKSEEDGGAMAGLAGDSETHPYVSFTINLA; encoded by the exons ATGACATCGAGGTACTGGGTTGTGTCTCTTCCAGTGAAAGACTCTGCTTCTTCGTTATGGCAACGATTACAAGATCAGATCTCAAAGCATTCCTTTGATACTCCTGTTTATCGG TTTAACATTCCTAATCTTCGTGTTGGAACCTTAGATTCTCTACTCGCCCTTGGCGATGATCTGCTTAAG TCGAACAGCTTTGTGGAAGGAGTTTCACAAAAGATCAGGAGACAGATCGAAGAATTGGAGAGGATTTCTGGTGTGGAGAGCAACGCTCTTACTGTTGATGGCGTTCCTGTTGATTCTTATCTCACCAG GTTTGTGTGGGATGAAGCTAAGTACCCAACTATGTCACCCCTGAAGGAGGTTGTGGACAATATTCAGTCTCAGGTTGCAAAGATTGAGGATGATCTCAAG GTTCGTGTTGCTGAATATAACAATATCCGCGGTCAACTCAATGCTATTAACCGCAAGCAAAGTGGAAG CTTAGCTGTTCGTGACCTCTCAAACTTGGTTAAGCCAGAAGATATTGTTGCCTCAGAACATCTCGTGACTCTCCTTGCAGTTGTTCCAAAGTATTCCCAAAAAGAATGGAAAGACAATTATGAGAAATTTACCGAATATGTG GTTCCTAGGTCCTCGAAGTTATTGTTTGAGGATAATGAGTACGCTCTTTACACCGTTGTTCTCTTTACGCGTGTCGCAGATAATTTCAGGACGACTGCTCGTGAGAGAGGATTCCAA GTCCGTGATTTTGAACATAGCGTTGAAGCGCAAGAGACTCGTAAACAAGAGCTAGAAAAGTTGGTTCAGGATCAGGAAAGTTTGAGAAGCTCTCTTTTGCAGTGGTGCTACACCAGTTATGGAGAG GTTTTCAGCTCCTGGATGCATTTCTGTGCTGTGCGTATATTCGCTGAGAGCATTATGAGATATGGTTTACCTCCAGCATTCTTG GCATGTGTCTTATCTCCGGCTgtgaaaagtgaaaagaaagTACGCCCCATTCTTGAACGCTTGTGTGATTCGACCAACAG TTTATACTGGAAAAGCGAGGAAGATGGAGGAGCCATGGCTGGTTTAGCCGGTGACTCAGAGACACATCCTTATGTCTCCTTCACTATCAACCTTGCGTAA
- the LOC104771729 gene encoding uncharacterized protein LOC104771729 — MDVFISEEYVNRRRMEKTAASTAGKDMMFGSGSSKRPDKRSSSNPRMSASRPDNEFLVTGGACVYESFVFHCFSP; from the coding sequence ATGGATGTCTTTATATCCGAAGAATATGTCAACCGCCGGAGAATGGAGAAAACAGCTGCCTCCACTGCCGGCAAAGACATGATGTTCGGCTCTGGTTCAAGCAAGAGACCGGATAAGAGAAGCAGTAGTAATCCTCGGATGTCGGCATCTCGGCCGGATAATGAGTTTCTCGTCACCGGTGGTGCATGTGTTTATGAGAGTTTTGTGTTCCACTGCTTCTCGCCGTGA
- the LOC109130238 gene encoding uncharacterized protein LOC109130238, with translation MEDYKPVATPVDVNSKLTAECGEKIHNPTEYRSLAGAMQYLTFTRPDITYAVQQICLFMHNPRVPHYQALKRVIRYLQGTLTHGLQLYRGTIGSLTAYTDSDWAGCSDTRRSTLGYCVYLGENLISWSSKRQQTVSRSSVESEYKGVANMVAETCWIKNLLLEMHIPIRSATLVYCDNISAIYLSNNLIQHQRTKHIEIDLHFVREKVCLGQVKVLHVPSSLQFADIFTKGLPTMLFNEFRSSLTVRCSDDFTAGG, from the coding sequence ATGGAAGACTATAAACCAGTAGCGACTCCGGTGGATGTCAACTCCAAGCTCACAGCTGAATGTGGAGAAAAGATTCATAATCCAACAGAGTATCGAAGCTTAGCAGGAGCTATGCAATATTTGACATTCACTAGGCCAGATATCACATATGCGGTACAACAAATTTGCCTGTTTATGCATAATCCCAGAGTTCCACACTATCAAGCGTTAAAACGAGTCATCCGTTATCTTCAGGGCACACTGACCCATGGCCTGCAACTTTATAGAGGGACAATCGGCTCTCTCACTGCTTATACAGACTCAGATTGGGCAGGTTGCTCAGACACAAGACGCTCAACATTGGGTTATTGTGTATATCTAGGCGAAAACTTAATCTCTTGGTCATCCAAACGCCAACAAACTGTGTCACGTTCTAGTGTCGAATCCGAATATAAAGGAGTAGCTAATATGGTAGCTGAAACTTGTTGGATAAAGAACCTCCTGCTGGAAATGCATATACCGATCCGATCTGCAACGTTGGTCTATTGTGATAATATCAGTGCAATATATCTTTCAAACAATCTGATTCAACATCAAAGGACTAAACATATCGAGATTGATCTCCACTTTGTTCGGGAGAAGGTGTGCCTTGGACAGGTGAAGGTGCTACATGTTCCTTCTTCATTGCAGTTTGCGGACATTTTCACCAAGGGTCTACCGACTATGTTATTCAACGAATTCAGGTCCAGTTTAACCGTCCGGTGTTCAGACGATTTCACTGCGGGAGGGTGA
- the LOC104771738 gene encoding uncharacterized protein LOC104771738, with protein sequence MDVLALSSSASASAATSVASFAGNFPLFPSRVRVRRDRDTLLAKQKRFLVSASKREEPKLNEWDQMELKFGRLLGEDPKLTLAKIVARKVNPEATFNEVEKSFYKNKGKIAEVEEIPLDWSKDKEKKKSSSLDGLKLVKPVLKDGVKFEKPLVKKPNPVLKKPLEAAAAPPLAAPKVQRLPNVILRKPSSFYVSNGDDDEESKLRLKPNLTLKMRNERENERFSDMTLLRKPEPVSVDMGDESAEDKLLSDGLTMKEGDQEAGIYSDYTLLEKPEARPVPVNLEEEVGDSAAAQSSEIENNSVQEPEAPENVEEEVGDSEGGAAESSETENNTIPTEMQLNSEMSSGPSEENTINSDLLVRIPSKPMSQTIVEASLQGKPQRLDPSSAEPSVSNSGQPLIVNHEGREVSVELKGPPTRSSLEENDWNKAESLVKTELRADVELISSSTRGFAVSYGSLIGFLPYRNLAAKWKFLAFESWLRRKGVDPSLYRQNLGVIGGQDVTSKAPSPNSSLDSEVATTINGEVSPDMKLEDLLMVYDREKQKFLSSFVGQKIKVNVVMANRNTRKLIFSMRPRENEEEVEKKRNLMAKLGVGDVVKCCIKKITYFGIFCELEGVPALVHQSEVSWDATLDPASYFKIGQIVEAKVHQLDFALERIFLSLKEITPDPLTEALESVVGGDNDQLGGRLQAAELDAEWPDVESLIKELEMVEGIQSVSKSRFFLSPGLAPTFQVYMAPMFENQYKLLARAGNRVQELIVEASLSKEEMKSTIMSCTNRVE encoded by the exons ATGGACGTTCTCGCCTTATCCTCTTCCGCTTCCGCTTCCGCCGCCACGTCCGTTGCTTCCTTCGCCGGAAACTTCCCTTTGTTTCCTTCTAGGGTTAGAGTGAGAAGAGACCGGGATACTCTATTAGCTAAACAGAAGAGGTTTTTAGTTTCTGCTTCGAAAAGGGAAGAGCCTAAGCTCAACGAATGGGATCAAATGGAGCTCAAATTCGGACGTTTACTCGGAGAAGACCCCAAATTGACTTTGGCTAAG ATAGTGGCTAGAAAAGTGAATCCAGAGGCTACTTTCAATGAAGTTGAGAAATCTTTCTACAAGAACAAGGGTAAAATCGCTGAAGTTGAAGAGATTCCATTGGATTGGTCAAAggataaggagaagaagaaatctagTTCCCTGGATGGACTGAAATTGGTAAAGCCTGTTTTGAAAGACGGAGTCAAGTTCGAAAAGCCATTGGTGAAGAAGCCAAACCCTGTTCTGAAGAAGCCACTGGAGGCTGCTGCTGCTCCTCCACTTGCTGCTCCTAAGGTGCAGAGGTTGCCTAATGTTATATTGAGAAAACCGAGTTCGTTTTATGTTAgtaatggtgatgatgatgaggagtcCAAGTTGCGGTTGAAACCGAATCTGACTCTTAAAATGAGGAATGAGAGGGAGAATGAGAGGTTTAGTGACATGACACTGTTGAGAAAACCTGAACCAGTGAGCGTGGATATGGGAGACGAAAGTGCTGAAGATAAGCTTCTCTCTGATGGGTTAACTATGAAGGAAGGAGACCAAGAAGCTGGAATATATTCAGATTACACTCTTTTGGAGAAGCCAGAAGCGAGGCCCGTGCCTGTGAACTTAGAAGAGGAAGTAGGAGATAGTGCAGCTGCGCAATCATCAGAGATAGAAAACAACTCAGTTCAGGAGCCAGAAGCACCTGAGAACGTAGAAGAGGAAGTTGGAGATAGTGAAGGCGGAGCTGCGGAATCATCAGAGACAGAAAATAACACCATTCCAACTG AAATGCAGCTTAACAGCGAGATGTCCTCGGGGCCCTCTGAGGAGAATACCATTAACAGTGATCTACTCGTGAGAATTCCTTCGAAACCAATGTCTCAAACCATCGTAGAAGCTTCTTTACAAGGGAAACCACAaag ATTAGATCCGTCATCTGCAGAGCCATCAGTTTCAAACAGTGGACAACCGTTAATTGTGAACCATGAAGGTCGTGAAGTTTCTGTTGAGCTCAAGGGCCCTCCTACCAGATCTTCCTTGGAG GAAAATGATTGGAATAAGGCAGAGTCTCTAGTTAAGACAGAATTACGCGCGGATGTTGAGCTAATAAGCTCGAGCACAAGAGGCTTTGCT GTTTCATATGGATCGTTGATCGGATTTTTACCTTACCGGAACCTAGCAGCAAAATGGAAATTTCTCGCATTTGAATCATGGTTAAGAAGAAAAGGTGTAGATCCATCATTGTATCGACAAAACCTTGGAGTAATTGGAGGTCAAGATGTCACGAGTAAAGCTCCATCTCCAAATTCAAGCTTAGATTCTGAAGTCGCTACAACGATCAATGGAGAAGTTTCTCCTGATATGAAGCTGGAGGATCTTCTTATGGTATATGACAGAGAAAAGCAGAAGTTCCTGTCATCTTTTGTTGGCcag AAAATCAAAGTGAATGTTGTTATGGCTAATCGAAACACAAGGAAGCTTATATTTTCGATGAGGCCGAGAGAAAATGAAGAGGAAGTTGAGAAAAAACGAAATCTTATGGCTAAGCTTGGTGTTGGGGATGTTGTGAAATGCTGCATCAAGAAAATTACCTATTTTGGTATTTTCTGTGAG CTAGAAGGTGTACCTGCATTGGTTCACCAGTCCGAAGTTTCGTGGGATGCAACTTTAGACCCTGCTTCGTATTTCAAGATTGGTCAG ATTGTGGAAGCGAAAGTGCACCAGCTAGATTTTGCTCTTGAACGTATCTTCTTGTCCTTAAAAGAAATCACG CCTGATCCTCTAACTGAAGCCTTAGAATCTGTAGTTGGTGGTGATAATGATCAGTTGGGGGGACGATTACAAGCAGCTGAGCTCGACGCTGAG TGGCCTGATGTGGAATCTCTGATCAAAGAGCTGGAAATGGTTGAAGGAATCCAGTCAGTTTCAAAAAGCCGTTTCTTCTTGAGCCCGGGTCTTGCTCCAACGTTTCAG GTGT
- the LOC104771794 gene encoding protein AUXIN SIGNALING F-BOX 3, which yields MNYFPEEVIEHVFDFIASHRDRNSISLVCKSWHKIERFCRKRVFIGNCYAINPERLIGRFPCLKSLTLKGKPHFADFNLVPYEWGGFVHPWIEALSSSRVGLEELRLKRMVVTDESLELLSRSFPNFKSLVLVSCEGFTTDGLASIASNCRHLRELDLQENEIDDHRGQWLNCFPDSCTTLTSLNFACLKGETYVAALERLVARSPNLKTLKLNRAVPLDALARLMSCAPQLVDLGVGSYENEPDPESFTKLMAAIQKCSSLRSLSGFLEAAPLCLPAFYPICQNLISLNLSYAAEIRGNHLIKLIQLSKRLQRLWILDSIGDKGLVVVADTCKELQELRVFPSDLHGEEDNNNAAVTEVGLVAISEGCPKLHSILYFCKQMTNAALITVAKNCPNFIRFRLCILEPHKPDHITSQSLDEGFGAIVQACKGLRRLSVSGLLNDQVFLYIGMYAEELEMLSIAFAGETDKGMLYVLNGCKKLRKLEIRDSPFGNAALLADVHKYETMRSLWMSSCEVTLGGCKRLAQNSPRLNVEIINENESNRMERNEEDERDKVDKLYLYRTVVGTRKDAPPYVRIL from the exons ATGAATTATTTCCCGGAAGAGGTCATAGAGCATGTTTTTGACTTCATAGCTTCTCACAGAGACAGGAACTCGATATCTCTGGTTTGCAAATCGTGGCACAAGATCGAGAGGTTTTGTAGGAAGAGAGTGTTCATCGGGAACTGTTACGCCATCAACCCTGAGAGATTAATCGGGAGGTTCCCGTGTCTCAAGTCTTTGACTCTTAAAGGGAAGCCTCATTTCGCTGACTTCAACTTGGTTCCTTATGAATGGGGAGGTTTCGTGCATCCTTGGATTGAAGCTTTGTCTAGTAGCCGTGTTGGACTTGAGGAGCTTAGGTTGAAGCGGATGGTTGTCACTGATGAAAGCTTAGAGCTTCTTTCACGttcttttccaaatttcaaGTCTTTGGTTCTTGTCAGCTGTGAAGGTTTTACTACTGACGGCTTAGCTTCCATTGCCTCTAATTGCAG GCATCTTCGTGAACTAGACTTGCAAGAGAATGAAATCGATGATCATAGAGGTCAATGGCTGAACTGTTTTCCAGACAGCTGCACTACTCTTACCTCTTTGAATTTCGCCTGTCTTAAAGGAGAAACCTATGTGGCTGCTCTTGAGAGGCTTGTCGCGAGGTCACCAAACCTCAAGACCTTGAAGCTAAACCGTGCTGTACCGCTTGATGCACTCGCAAGGTTGATGAGCTGTGCGCCGCAGCTTGTGGATTTAGGGGTAGGGTCTTATGAGAATGAGCCTGATCCAGAATCTTTTACGAAACTCATGGCTGCTATACAGAAGTGCTCCTCGTTAAGGAGCTTGTCGGGCTTTTTAGAGGCTGCTCCACTCTGTCTCCCAGCGTTCTACCCGATTTGTCAAAACCTTATCTCCTTGAACCTCAGCTACGCAGCTGAGATTCGAGGCAACCACCTCATTAAGCTTATTCAGCTTTCCAAGAGACTTCAACGGTTATGG ATATTGGATAGTATTGGTGACAAAGGACTTGTGGTTGTTGCTGATACATGTAAAGAGTTGCAAGAGCTGAGAGTTTTTCCCTCCGATTTACATGGTGAAGAAGATAACAACAACGCAGCTGTGACTGAAGTCGGACTAGTTGCCATCTCCGAAGGTTGTCCTAAACTTCATTCGATTCTATACTTCTGCAAACAAATGACAAACGCAGCGCTCATTACCGTGGCCAAGAACTGCCCAAACTTCATCCGGTTCAGGCTATGCATTCTCGAGCCACACAAACCTGACCACATCACATCTCAATCACTAGACGAAGGCTTTGGTGCGATCGTACAAGCTTGCAAGGGTCTAAGACGGCTCTCTGTCTCCGGTCTCTTAAACGACCAAGTCTTCCTCTACATCGGTATGTACGCAGAAGAGCTCGAGATGCTTTCGATAGCTTTTGCCGGGGAGACTGACAAAGGAATGCTCTATGTGTTGAACGGATGCAAAAAGCTGAGGAAGCTGGAGATAAGAGACAGTCCATTTGGGAACGCGGCGCTTCTTGCTGACGTGCATAAATACGAAACAATGCGATCCCTTTGGATGTCGTCTTGTGAAGTAACACTCGGTGGCTGCAAGAGGCTGGCCCAGAATTCGCCACGGCTCAATGTAGAGATCATCAATGAGAATGAGAGTAATCGGATGGAGCggaatgaagaagacgaaagagaCAAGGTTGATAAACTTTACCTCTACCGAACAGTGGTTGGGACTAGAAAAGATGCACCGCCTTATGTTAGGATTCTTTAG
- the LOC104771785 gene encoding cysteine-rich and transmembrane domain-containing protein A-like: MSYEKVPPESYPPPGYQSHYPPPGYPSAPPSHHEGYPPPPQSHGGYPYPPPSSRPYEGGYQGYFAGGGYPHHHQGPPPPPQNYDHCHHDHHHYQDSDSGCSSFLRGCLAALCCCCVLEECCF; encoded by the exons atgagCTACGAGAAAGTCCCACCGGAATCGTATCCTCCTCCAG GATACCAATCTCACTATCCACCACCGGGTTATCCATCGGCACCACCGTCGCATCACGAAGGATATCCTCCTCCACCTCAATCTCACGGAGGATATCCGTATCCACCACCGTCTTCGCGTCCTTACGAAGGCGGTTATCAAGGTTACTTCGCCGGAGGAGgttatcctcatcatcatcagggacctccgccgccgccgcagAACTACGATCACTGCCATCACGATCATCACCATTACCAAGATTCTGACTCTGGTTGCTCTTCTTTCCTCCGTGGCTG TCTCGCTGCTCTCTGCTGTTGCTGTGTGTTGGAGGAATGCTGCTTCTGA
- the LOC104778697 gene encoding mitochondrial import receptor subunit TOM40-1-like produces the protein MTITAAMADLLPPSTTKQADEKDVSLNPGYFKGFNVNYSPAFFNKNFDISSSMGPKHYAFRASYLFSKVVFFKGIVTHDRLTASVIAPIMSEQLFMLSFIDRVTPRLYLAGYVSSSGGHFFWTRVPQETSVGYAARYETDKMVASAKVESSGDVLMTYVHKISKKVSLATDFVYNCFSRDVGASVGYDYKYRLSRVQGKIDSNGVVYAHLKRKLNVGLRGLLTASLDLKNMNQRLGLRLPYG, from the exons ATGACGATAACGGCGGCGATGGCGGATCTCTTACCACCGTCTACAACGAAACAAGCCGATGAGAAAGATG TTTCTTTAAACCCAGGTTATTTCAAGGGTTTTAATGTGAACTACTCCCCAgccttttttaataaaaactttgATATCAG TTCATCGATGGGGCCAAAACATTATGCGTTTCGTGCTTCCTACTTGTTCTCAAAG GTCGTCTTCTTTAAAGGAATTGTTACTCATGATAGACTAACTGCGAGTGTGATAGCCCCTATCATGAGCGAGCAGTTGTTTATGCTTTCATTTATTGAT CGTGTGACACCCCGTCTATATTTGGCTGGTTATGTCTCATCTTCGGGTGGTCATTTCTTCTGGACCAGGGTGCCTCAAGAGACGTCTGTAGGCTATGCTGCAAGATACGAGACCGATAAGATG GTGGCCTCTGctaaagttgaaagcagtggTGATGTACTTATGACCTACGTTCATAAGATTTCAAAGAAG GTTTCACTCGCCACTGATTTTGTGTACAATTGCTTTTCAAGAGATGTTGGAGCTAGTGTTGGGTATGACTACAAGTATAGACTG tctCGTGTCCAGGGAAAGATTGATTCTAACGGTGTTGTATATGCAcatcttaaaagaaaattgaatgtGGGACTCAGGGGTCTTCTAACTGCAAGTTTGGATCTTAAGAACATGAATCAGAGGCTTGGTTTGCGCTTACCATATGGTTAA
- the LOC104771721 gene encoding pentatricopeptide repeat-containing protein At1g12620-like, whose amino-acid sequence MHNEMIRRGIAPNTITYNSLIDGFCKENRLDEANQMLDVMVSKECDSNTVTFNILINGYCKAKRVDDGLELFRKMSLRGVVANRVTYNTLVQGFCQSGKLEVAKELFQEMVSRRVPPSIVTYKILLVGLCDNGEIEKALEIFEKIQKRKMDLDIRIYNIIIHRMCNASKVDDAWDLFCSLPLRGVKADVKTYNIMIGGLCKKGSLSEADLLFRKMEEEDEHEPDGCTYNTLIRAHLRGSDINTSAELIEEMKRCRFAADASTIKIVMDMLSDGRLKKSFLDMLS is encoded by the coding sequence ATGCACAATGAGATGATTCGACGAGGTATAGCTCCTAATACTATTACATACAATTCTTTGATAGATGGGTTTTGCAAGGAGAACCGCCTTGATGAGGCAAACCAGATGTTGGACGTGATGGTTAGCAAAGAGTGTGATTCTAATACTGTGACGTTTAATATCCTTATCAATGGTTATTGTAAGGCTAAGCGGGTTGACGATGGTTTGGAACTCTTCCGCAAAATGTCTTTGAGAGGAGTGGTTGCTAATAGAGTTACTTATAACACCCTTGTCCAAGGGTTTTGCCAATCGGGAAAACTTGAGGTTGCCAAAGAACTCTTCCAAGAGATGGTTTCTCGTCGTGTTCCTCCTAGTATTGTGACTTACAAAATTTTGCTGGTTGGGTTGTGTGACAATGGGGAAATAGAAAAAGCATtggaaatatttgaaaaaatacaGAAGAGAAAGATGGATCTTGATATTCGTATCTATAACATTATTATTCATCGGATGTGCAATGCTAGTAAGGTGGATGATGCTTGGGATTTATTCTGTAGTCTACCTCTTAGAGGAGTGAAGGCCGATGTTAAGACATACAACATAATGATTGGAGGACTGTGTAAGAAAGGGTCACTGTCTGAAGCGGACCTGTTGTTTagaaaaatggaagaagaggatgagCATGAGCCAGATGGTTGTACATACAACACACTAATCCGAGCACATCTCCGAGGTAGTGACATAAATACATCAGCTGAACTCATCGAAGAAATGAAAAGGTGCAGGTTCGCTGCTGATGCGTCCACTATAAAAATTGTTATGGATATGTTATCGGATGGTAGATTAAAGAAAAGCTTTTTGGATATGCTTTCttag
- the LOC109130237 gene encoding pentatricopeptide repeat-containing protein At1g12620-like, whose translation MNGLVQTRQLRRSGTLRTALLLSCCERDYSGFSDRNLSYRERLRSGLLDIKEDDAVDLFQSMIRSRPLPTVIDFNRLFSAVARTKQYDLVLVLSKQMELIGIAYDLYSLNIVINCFCRRGKVCFAFSVLGEILKLGYEPDTITFSTLLNGLCLKGRVSEAVELVDRMVEMGHTPNAITISTLVNGLCLNGKVSKAVVLIDQMVANGCQPDEVTYGPVLNVMCKSGKTALAMELLRKMEERKMKLDAAIYTILIDGLCKDGSFHDALNLFNEMEVKGFKADVITYTTLIKGFCNDGRWDDGAQLLRDMITRRITPDVITYTTLIRGFCNAGRWDDRGWACARRLYIQHSNPSTSPS comes from the coding sequence ATGAATGGATTGGTTCAGACACGTCAACTCCGAAGGTCAGGTACTTTGAGAACTGCTTTACTCTTGTCTTGCTGCGAACGAGACTATTCTGGTTTCAGCGATAGGAATCTGTCTtacagagagagattgagaagtgGGCTTTTAGATATTAAGGAAGATGATGCTGTTGATCTGTTCCAATCCATGATTAGGTCTCGTCCTCTTCCCACTGTCATTGATTTCAATAGATTGTTTAGTGCTGTTGCCAGAACAAAGCAGTATGATCTCGTTTTAGTTCTCTCCAAGCAGATGGAGTTGATTGGGATTGCGTATGACTTGTACTCTCTCAATATTGTCATCAATTGTTTCTGTCGGCGTGGTAAAGTTTGTTTCGCTTTTTCTGTTTTGGGGGAGATCCTGAAACTTGGCTACGAGCCTGACACTATCACATTTTCAACTCTACTCAATGGCTTATGTCTCAAGGGCCGAGTTTCCGAAGCGGTTGAGTTAGTTGATCGAATGGTAGAAATGGGACATACGCCCAATGCCATTACAATCAGCACTTTGGTCAATGGACTTTGTCTCAATGGTAAAGTCTCTAAAGCTGTGGTTTTGATCGATCAGATGGTGGCTAATGGCTGTCAACCCGATGAAGTTACATATGGACCGGTTTTAAATGTGATGTGCAAGTCCGGGAAAACTGCCTTGGCCATGGAGTTGCTCAGAAagatggaagaaagaaagatgaagctCGATGCAGCCATATACACTATCCTCATTGATGGGCTTTGCAAAGACGGGAGCTTCCACGATGCACTCAACCTTTTCAACGAAATGGAAGTGAAAGGTTTTAAAGCAGATGTTATTACCTACACCACTCTCATTAAAGGCTTTTGTAATGATGGTAGATGGGATGATGGTGCGCAGTTGCTCAGGGATATGATCACAAGGAGAATCACCCCTGACGTTATTACCTACACCACTCTCATTAGAGGCTTCTGTAATGCTGGTAGATGGGATGATAGAGGATGGGCATGCGCCAGACGGTTGTACATACAACACTCTAATCCGAGCACATCTCCTAGTTAG
- the LOC104771813 gene encoding nucleolin-like, whose amino-acid sequence MADVENQQDSSFPVKRKSDLFCQNQDNLSNKSQKLNPESKDGGENNESGIEDLDSTGAESSVCPERLAEKVNNGVIGDLLGAEEEQQVGDEEDEEEDDEEEDEEEVEEVVDRKGKGISREDKGKGKLIEVDSSDDEEDDSDDDDEGFGEDDESDFSDDPLAEVDLDNILPSRTRRRSSQPGVYISNDVSNRGEDDDSSDDSDA is encoded by the coding sequence ATGGCGGATGTTGAGAATCAGCAGGATTCTTCGTTTCCTGTGAAGCGGAAATCGGATCTCTTTTGCCAAAACCAGGATAATTTGTCAAACAAGTCTCAAAAGCTTAACCCTGAGTCCAAAGACGGAGGAGAAAACAATGAAAGCGGCATCGAGGATCTTGATTCGACTGGTGCAGAATCATCGGTTTGTCCGGAGAGGTTAGCTGAAAAGGTTAATAATGGCGTAATCGGCGATCTTCTTGGAGCTGAAGAGGAGCAACAagttggagatgaagaagatgaagaggaagacgacgaggaagaagatgaagaagaagttgaagaggTGGTTGACAGGAAAGGTAAAGGGATTTCGAGAGAAGACAAGGGGAAAGGCAAATTGATTGAAGTGGATTCAAgtgatgacgaagaagatgacagtgatgatgacgacgaagGTTTTGGTGAAGATGACGAAAGTGATTTCTCAGATGATCCTTTGGCTGAGGTTGATTTGGATAACATCCTTCCGTCCAGGACTAGGAGACGATCGAGCCAGCCTGGAGTTTACATCTCCAATGATGTTAGTAACCGTGGCGAGGATGATGATAGCAGTGATGATAGTGATGCTTAA
- the LOC104771821 gene encoding uncharacterized protein LOC104771821: MALFSSFFAVSASLMILVSLQWTLVCSESTISASPAVLPYISAPDMSSFFPSPTNEWSVDTATSPVPEPNAPGPSSGLPNGKITGSSMRLRPDLLLLLLIVGIRSFLCVDLSMLARFLHY, translated from the coding sequence ATGGCTCTGTTCTCTAGCTTCTTCGCAGTTTCCGCGTCTCTCATGATCCTCGTGTCCCTTCAATGGACTCTGGTTTGCAGTGAATCCACAATCTCAGCTTCTCCCGCTGTTTTACCGTATATCAGTGCACCAGATATGTCTTCGTTTTTCCCTTCTCCGACCAATGAATGGTCAGTCGATACAGCAACCTCTCCTGTTCCAGAGCCAAACGCGCCTGGTCCAAGTTCAGGCCTACCTAATGGGAAGATTACAGGCAGCTCAATGAGGCTCCGTCCTGATCTTTTGTTGCTTCTGCTCATTGTTGGAATCCGTAGCTTCTTATGTGTTGACTTATCAATGCTCGCTAGGTTTCTGCATTATTAA